CCCACAATATCAAAGGTGAGTACCACATTGAGTACCTCATCATCGCAGCATCTTAAGTCAGACCTGGTCCAGCACTTGATGATGCCAGGTTGGCCCAGCCTTTGACTCGATGTGACAGTTTGAGCGCAGAACTCCATGAACGTGCATGGCACCTGTTGGCAGCTAGTAAGGCAGCCAATCCGAGCCAGAAGATGTCAAATCGTATATGGGGTCCAAAAAGGTGTCAATTCTGGTGTTGCACGAGGGTGAGTTAGTGGCTCAGGTCCCACCGCCAAGATAGTAATTCTTAACAGTGGGCCCAATTAACTATTCTTACAGAAGATAGCCGGAAGGTGCAGCTGCCTTGGACCCCTCTTTCAACTCAACCAAGCCTTCCAGATTGACTGTCTCCAGAGGATCAACACGTCTTTCGCCCAAGAACTTTCTTATTGCATCAGGTAACTTACAGAGATGGCAAGTACGGCCCCTACCCTTTTAATGCCCAATCAGCTGACAACGTTTTTGCCCCACAGCTTCAAAAATTCCGAACGTCTTTTCATGTCAAGCCACCAGCATTGGACCCAGATCCATTCGGTCTCACTTTGATACATGATGCGACAAACTCTGTGAGCGATATCATCTTCGTCCATGGCCTTGGCGGTTCTTCCTGTCGGACATGGTCGTGGAATCGCGATCCCGCTATCTTTTGGCCGTCCTGGCTCCGCCATGAAGAGTCCttaacgtacattatcagcgagtgacccatatcagcgagtgacccacctcccaccacaccctaataaaccatcatcaattacaccacatcaacacaaggaattaactataattacatcagaaacagctgaatcagatgcttctgcagcctcctggcaagtgcgtgcattatggccaggcttgccgcatatACCACAGCACTGAGTCTTCGTACGAGACCCCcctgtaccaccaccactttgtcgattttcctggattacctgCTCGCCCAcagccttctgatccagtagatcctgtgcctcttgtacggtaagtgaccctccaagcctcacacgtgtttttttggctctccgtctcttactaagtgcctcattggccttttGCAGTGCCGAGAGCTCTATACGGAGAAGAGCCACCTCGTGCACTACAGTTATCGTACCTTTAGCTAATCGATCTATAGTAGTTAATATACATATTAGAGAGCTACCCTAGTAGTTTAATATCTGAGTTTTAATAAGCTCTGACTGTAAggtagcttctcgagggttatatagTGTTTGGGAGAGCCAAGGGAATACCGTACCTAGCTTTAAAGATAGAGGTATTAATATACAAAGTTTTATATTTAGTTTAAAAAGTACCTTCTCTAGATCGTATAGTATAAAGCTAGTACCTATAAAGTTACTTTCTATATTTTTCTCCGTTATAAAGGTAAaaaaggcctcgcggaaggtatagaggaactcgagcttacttacgtagttaatatatatatatattaagtcCTCGATTTAGCGGCTATACGCTTATTTTAATAGCTTAAAGTAGCTAATATTAAGTAGTTAAAGGtagtataaaaaatataaaagtatatagagcgtaataatattattttattaataatagtaTTTAAATTTAGTTAAATAATAACTTTCGTAGCCGTTAAGgattaataattaatatttacCTTTTATCTAAAGCGCTATATAGTAATCGAAAtacttaatttaatttaggcctaccggattaataatttaattattattaataattataatacgTTAAGTAaataataaattatattcggtatattaattaataaaataatattatacggttaaaataataaaaagaGGGATAGCTTAACCGAAAGTATTAACTTTCTAAATTACCGTTGCCTATTCGCGGTTATTAAGCTAAGTTAATTTCGCTTTATTAAGGCCGTGCGAGGTTATAATTACTATATCcgcgaaaataatatttattataaacctaatCTCGTCgaaattataaatattattatttataatattatactTAGCCTTAATATTCTGTATAAACGCGAACTACTTATTAATAACCTTTAAATCTTCGCACTTAGCCTTCTAATAGTCGTATTTACGTGTAAAATACGTATAGAGCTCTAACTAGCGTTTAATAAATCGATATACCTAGAGCTTACCGATAGAAGGCGCATTacgtacgcgtagcagttagTTAGCTATATCTTTTACACCACGTAATCTaagtggaaaagctcgcgtatatagcttaataatGTGTTAGATAGTAGCCTCCTTTTCTAATTAAGTAAGCTTTTTCGAATTAGGTATTATAGGTTAGATGACTAGGAAATAAACCACATGTGGATCtagtccaccaccacactacTAGCTATATAACCTTATTAAGATTACCCCTAAATACTGACACTAGCTACAACAAGACTAATATTAAATTAATTTCTATAGAAGTTATACTAAAATGTAGCTTAATCACTGTCAGAGTCAGATATTGCATTTGCTTCTCGCTTGCGCCTAGTTTAAACCCAATAACGTACGCTGCGCCGCACAGGCTAGGCTGGCTTTAgctgctccacatcctccttagctaccacctcttcctccactaCCCTCCCTTTAATGCGGGCCTTTTTTAGATTATAGAGCCTTATAAACTTAGAATTCGAGTCTTCTCTATTTAACTTATGCCTTTTTCTTACTTCCTAGGCCTTCTAGGCGTTCTGTTAGTGCCTTACCGCATTAGCTTTGTAAATAAATGCCTTAGATATTAGTGTGTtacagttaacccaacggcaAGCCGCGTagtatgtggggcgcaggacgtccccagccaatTATTAGGAAAGTCAGGAGACAGCTAATTAGGGCTAGCCAGAGAGTGCTATAGCGCCAAGgcccacgagcactctgcaggatgtAAGATGCTCGAggtgatcgaaggcatagcacgacgagtACTTTGGGGtcttaaggtctatatatacggaggaactggctagtgtagataaatagttccgtagtatataatttaagttatatttacggtatttagtatttatattaaaataagctattattatatattatttagctataccgcattaggattatttagaagtacctttaactagtatcctTTTTAGAGGTTttagataggggttcgttatacgttatatatttactttaactttattataaataagttaaaagcgtttttttattattatagctAGACCTAAAAACGTTTAAATGGGgggcgtcccgcctagctTAAGCGCCGAGGGACCTTCTATTAGACCTATACTTTTTACCGTAAAGTAGGTTATTAAGTATTTTAAGGAACTTAAAGACGAGACTTAGTAAATCTAAGATTAGATTTTCGTTATCTCAATTACGTTTAAGTCGATTATTAAGTTCTTAATACCGGAGTActataaaggaaaaaaagtaaaacttaaagggtttttaatttagtttaaaacctattttcgttaatacttaaattagtttattaacgaaaaatCGAAAATAATTTTCGCGGTTATTAGGTTTAAAGATAAGGCTTTCGTATAGTTCGAATTTATTTTTAacgattattataaataaaagcCGGAAAACGAAAAAAGGTTACCGTGTCACGGTTCTAGAAGACAGTGGGcccacgagggaccaatcaagactggaccgcgccgtcgagcggggctcacggtccagatgggcaacggaccaataagatggggaccggggaccgcggtggggctcacggtccacggtccggcatcggccaatcaggagcggaccgaggaccgtctgtaagtcaacggtccacggtccacggatctatatatacggaggaactggccggtgtagatagacagttccgtagtatgcaatacaagtcacaatcgttggtattcagactattgtgatagagacaagccattgttgtatactatttagctgtaccgaaccaggattgttcagaagtgccttcaaccagtatccctttcagaggttctggatagaggttcgtcacataccgtaaaatactttaaaagcTAATATACTTTCGAGATTAAGTTTAAGAAAATATTTAGGgaatataataaagtaaagcgcGCGTAAGAAAGCTTTTAAACCTACGTTATATACGTTTAGCGgtaaattatataatttagtttaaaatTAATAGCttatgttaaaatacagcttttgtttgtagattttacagtgtatctgagccctgtatattacagggcctcagaggcaaaaacgatggcttgaatcagcagtgtttagggactgcggttaccggagcggaagCTCagcctccggaagcaatccgaggtcccggaaggccgagcccTAgggccggtgccctgcagtggtcaaacggtagcggcaacgtggcctgcagtggcccctaaccttatatttggttagCGCATTTAGtgggcgttcgggcccgaaaaacgcgcgttcaggcccgggaacggagccaccctcggggagcaagtaagaggccgatagcctataagacctctgcctcacactctatccactgtggtattttttagtctataaggttcaatcaatatactagttcaccacactcatcagtgcctcacaagcctatgttacagtgattttcttctatatattacagggcgccgcccctgtaatcctccttccttcagtgccacggcaactgtcgaatgctgcagtcaaagtcttcttcgctctcagtgtactgcgccgatagctatttgagcctatatttacaggcctcaatagcacctactTCAACATTAAGCTATCTACGTAAGCCTTTCTACCGAGATTAAGTAGTATAGAAGatataattaattaactaCTATACGCTTATAATATGCTTCCTATTAGTAAGTTCTAAGTACACCGATTTGTAAAATACTAACTATAGctctatatatattttatatatagatataaCTACTAAAAGGCTAAGTGCGAGGATCTAAAGGTTATTGCCGAGTAGTTTGCGCTCGTATAGAATACTAAGGCTAAATACGGTATTATAGATTacgatatttataacttcgacgagattaggtttataataagtATTATCTTCGCAAATATAGTAGTTATAAGCTTAAACGGCTTTAATAAAGCGAAACTAGCTTAGTTTAATAActataaataaataataataatctAAAAAGTTAAAACTCTTAGCTAAGCTATctctttatttattattttagcTACGCAGTACTACCTtactaattaatatactaaGTATAACCTACTATTCACTTAGTATACTATAACTACCGAAAATAGCTAAATTATTAATATAGTAGACTtagattaaattaaatacttcgattattatatagcgttcTATATAAAAGGTAAATACTAATTCTTAATCTTCGATAGCTGTAAAAAATATTACTTGACTAAATTCGAACGTTATTATTAGcagaataatattattacgctctataTATTTTTACATTCCTTTTAGTTTCtttaactatttaatatTAGCTACTTTAGATTATTAAACTAAGTGTATAATTGTtagatcgaggacttaatatatatatatatatattaactatataaataaGCTAGAGTTCCTTTATATTTTCTACGAGGTTCTTTTTGcctttataataaaaaagaataaatAGGGTAGCTTTATAGGTATTAGtcttatactatataatTTAGAGAGGGTGTTTTCTAagttaaatataaagctttatacgcTAATACCTCCAAATTTACAGCTTAGCATTATATAACCTTAGGTCTTCTAAATACTATATAATCCTCGAGAAATTAATTTATAGTTAATGTTTATTAAGACTTGCAttattaactattaaaatagcttCCCGACTTTAATATTAGTAATAGTAGATTAACTTACTAAAGGTATAACAGCTATAATGCATTAGATGGTTCTCTTTTATATAAAGGTCTCGTTACTTTGTAAAGCTAATAAAGCATTAAGCAAATACTAGAgagttaaaaaaaatatacgTAAAGCTTAAAAGGTTACTTATTATATAAAAGTTATAGAATATACTAAATTAGAAGGCCGTAGATAAGGAAGGAGTGTAAAAAACGCAGCCAGAAAGTAGTAATATAAGGGGAGCTTATACAAAGGTTTAGTGCTGTAATATATATAGTAAGCTTAGCCATAATATGTATATTTATtaggaggctgcagaagcattTAATTCAGCTATTTctaatataattatagttaattccttataTTAATGTAGTGTAATTAAGGATAGTTTATTGGGGTATGGTGGGAAGTAGGTCACTTGCTAATATAAGTTACTTACTAATAATATACGTTATACTATATctcttttattttaataattaaaaataaatagGGTATAATCGGTatctattatataatatatatatataatgAAATAAACGTTTCTTACTATTAATTTCTCTTGTTAAAAGAATATATAAAAGACGTTTTAAagattattattaaattaaatacttaatttatatttaattaattaaaattatatagtattttatttatttaaaatataaaatttaatattatcTGATTTAGTTTGAATATAAGTAAGAGTTAATATTAAGTAGAgtaatatttaaatattatagtaaataaaTAAGGTTgtatttataaatatattaactTATAGtcctttttttatattatagttaaaacctttttcttttaaacATTATAATTTTAACAAAAAATTCTATTATCTTACAAAACtttatatagtttaatattaattttaGTTATATaatcttttaatatatattacttttattttttctttattatataaaATAACTCttataataatttaactATCGTAATTAAGCTCGCGAGAGTAGTAGCTGAAGCTAAAAAACTAAGTAGATATAACGCTATAAGTATCAATTGTTGATTGAAAGCGATAAAGTAAATACTTAAGCTAAGGTATATACTTATGTAAGAAAGTAAAACTAAACTGTAGTTAAGACGTTCTAAGACGAATCAACTTAATTTTTATGTTACTTTGTTTAATTTATTTGCAGAGTATTCGAACTTAAACGTAATGAATttagatatatatatacttaGGTACATTTCAAAGCTGAAATTAATGCTGCCAGGGGAGTGGGGTGGCAGACCGGAGCGTGTAACCCCACACCCcaccccaaatcccaaagCGGCAACATATTTccctcgacgaggaagaacACCGCACGTCCTGTGGCTGGTAGGGTTACCAGGCACTGGAAAGTCGACACTGGCCGCGAAGACCATCGACCATATCCAGCAAACTCTTCATGAATCGAACTGCCAGTACCATTTCTTTTCAGAGAGTGACCCGCTGAAACGGGATTTGTCCTTGTGTCTTCGAGCGATTGCCCTGCAGTTGGCCATTGCCCATCCACCTCTTGCTGGACGACTCATTAAGTTCCACCGAGACACAAATTTCTCAGCTGCAGAGCAAACCTTTGCTCGTGTCTGGGATACTATTTTCGAGAACATCATCTTTCCAATCGACTTCGGGCACTCGCTGCACTGGGTTTTCGATGGTCTGGATGAGGCGGACCAGCCACATTGTCTTGTACGGCGTTTGATGCTCATGCAGTGCCGAACAACCATTAAAATACTATTTATCAGCAGACCACCAAGAAATCTGACGGCAATTTTGACCACCAAAAATGGTGTTGGGAGCCTAATAGAAGTGTCTGCTGAACAGACACGGGGCGACATCGAGCATTACATCTTGCCGATAGCGAGGGAACTCTTTACTTCGGACCAGCTCTCTCAACAAGAGGTGATCAAAAAAATACTTGAAAGGGCGGAAGGATCTTTCCTCTGGACAAAGTTGGCACTCGACACCTTGCGAGACAACTGGCATACGCTGGCTGATATCGATATTGCCTTGGGGGATGTACCAAATGGAATGCACGGGACATACGAACGAATGATGGAGAATGTCGAAAGTCAATCGGCGCGGCCACGAGAACTGGCTCTGCGGATTCTGACCTGGGTCTGCTGTTCCTACGAACCTTTAACCGTATCCCAACTTTCTGTGGCCTTGAAACCCGAGTTCGATGGCTTTCTCAAGCTCGAGGAATCAATTGAGCAGGTTTGTGACCAGTTCGTCCGTGTGAACGAAGGCCGAGTGTCACTCATTCACGCCACTGCGCGCGAGTTTCTCCTCCATGCATCACCCCAAGGCTCGGCTGCACCCATTGATCAACAGAGTGGCCATGGACGTCTTGCCATTTGGTGCCTACGTTTCCTATCTCAGGATGAGTGGCGACACAGGTTCTTGGCGTGCCAACAAGAAAATATCTCCGCAGATCGACTCGAAGCACTGTATCCCGAATTCCCTCTCTTACGGTACGCCATCAGCCACTAGGCCTATCACGTCAGCAATGCAAGGACCAGTTACTCCGATTTAATACCAGCTCTGGAAGTCTTCTGTAACAAATACATTCTGCACTGGGTCCACGGCCTGGCTCTTTCTCGCAGGTTGGACCTTGTGGTTACCGCAGTCCGTCATCTTAGCACATGGGCCGGTCGAAGACAACTGGAGCCACAGGTGGACGTAGAAGGCTTGTGTGTCACGGGTAAGAAGCAGTCCACCACCGAAAGATTTATTCTGCAGGGTTGGATGACCGATCTGATACACATCGTCGCAAAGTTTGGATCGAATCTTCTCCGAAGCCCATCGTCCATATACAAGAACGTCCCATCACTATGTCCAAAGGGATCCGTCACGTCGCATACTTATGGCCAAGGAGCCAGCTCACTTCTGTCTGTGAAAGGCCTAACAGCCACAGGATGGGACGATAGGCTCGCGCACATCACCATTGGAGAAAACGAGATTCTATCCACTGTTCGGTGTGCTGGGCGTTATTTCATTGCGCTCAACTCTTGCAACGGGGTTGTTTATGTCTGGGACAAGGACACCTTCCAAGAGATTAGGGGACTGTAGCATGGCGAATGGGTCATGCTGCTGTCAACTGACAACAGTGGGCGGCTGGTTGCCACGGCGGGACGGCACACATTTTGCGTCTGGGAACTAGCCACCGGCAAGCTTCTCTACAAGGTCCCCAAGACCAATCCTTCGCGGACCGTGAGCCTGGCCTTCGCGCAGGCTGATACCAAGCTTCTGATCGGCTATGATGACTGCAAATTGTCCTTGTACGACTTCGAAACCGCAAAGGAGGAGTTATCTTTCACCGTGGCCTTCAGCGAAGTGCCACAGCTGAGTTGCCCTAGGCTAATGGTTCTCAGCCCAAACCAAAGGAAGATAGCAATCGCATTTCCTAGTCAGCCTATGGCTTTGTGGGATATTTCACAGACACAGGAAGGAAACCCAAGGCCGCGGCTTTGTGTGCGCAGAACTGACAAAGATGTAGAGGTGCACGGGGGAGGGATGTTCAATTCGGATGAGAGGATAATATGGTCCCCTGACGGCTTCATCGTCTACATCCTCTACCAAGACACCACGGTACTTGTGTGGGATCTCGCAGAAGACGACCAGATTGAGCGCAACAACACCGGAGCGAAGGAAATGGCCATCAGTAGCTAGGGCACCTTGCTCGTCACCAGCAATAATGATGGAGCAATCCATCTCTGGAGTCTTCCCTCTATCCAATGGCTTTATGAGCTGAGGACGGACGAGTTCGTTCGTGATATTCGTGTCAGTCCTGACGGCCAGCGCATCTACGATGTTCGGGGGTCAGGATGTAATGTGTGGGCACCGGATGTTCTCATCTCACCAGATGTGATTGGTCATGAAACGCGTTGCATCTTGGATTCCTCACCTTCCGTCGACAGTACgaggcaacaacagcaacaggatGCACACATTGCAGCTCTGGTATATGACGAGTACGAGGAGTTTTTCTGTGTTGGCCGCGATGACGGGTCGATCAACATCCATGACCTGAAAGACGGTGCAGTGGTCAGAAAGGCATACAAGCACGGGAACACTTCTGAGGTTGTCACGATTGAATAGTCGCGCTCCCGGCGATATATTGCCTCAGCTGATGACTCTAGCAAGGTCGTGGTGAAGAGGCTCAGGGTCAAGGAGGATGGGAAATGGGCCGTGTTTCCGGTTTTTGACTTGCGGGTAGGAGATGTGGTGACACAGATGCTGTTTAACAGGGATGAAACTCTGTTGTTGATAAGTACAGATTCGTCAGTCCGTGTATGAGATGTGAAGGCAAAGGCTGAGACGTGTAGGAGGCGATGGGAGTCCATGGCCGGCCATAGGTGGTTGAACTATCCTGATACTTCGGCTCGTCTTATTCGGTTGACTACAGAGGGAGTTTGCGTTCATGCTTGGCCTGACTTGACAAATGACAAGGAACTGGAATATGAGATGCCGGCTGTCAAGGACCGCAATGATGACGAGAAAAAAGGCGATACTCCCGATACACCGATCTCACAAACCCCATCCCATTCCAACACTacaaacaacaccactcCAGGTCCCACAAGAAATAATTACAGCAGTTTGGCAGCCCACCAACGCTCAGTACATTCTTTACCAAACTCgatcctcccaccccacgAGAGACAGAGGCAATGCCTTCTACCTCCTCCATATAAACAACAAGGTTTTCTCACGAACGAAACTGTCACCCCTCCTCAGCAATCGAGTCCGTCACATTCTTGGATTTGTCCAGGACCAACTGGCGTTCATTGACTGTGACAGTTGGATCTGCACGGTAGCGgttcttcatcaccatcagctCGCAGTAGGGGAGGCAGTGAAGCAGcatttctttctctctaGCGATTGGGTTCACTCTTCTCTTACGCTGCAGGTCATAAGTCGACGAGGGGTATGGCTGGTGGCGAGGAGTGGCGAGGTGGCGGTTGTGAGGTATATGAAAGGGTTTTGAGGCATGGTTGAGGACGGCATCGTGGCCGGAATGACCTTATATCTGGGATAAAATGGACAGTTGTTGAAAGTAACGTTGACGCGAGTCATGACAACTCTATTTCCATCTCGTTCGGTAATAGTATCAAATACTCCAAGACTTTGCCGAATACCCGGCTCCTGCCTCTTATTGTCCAGaagtgtggtgtggtgaggtGTTCGAAATTAGTGGTTCTCGTGGACGGACATCTGCGCTTCGAGAGATCGTCGCTTCAAAAGATCGTCGCTGAAAAGAATCACGTTtatcttctcttctccagaCGTGGAAACCCTTAGCGGACAGTTATCAACTGTCCTCATTCTGACATGCATGACCCCGCTCTTATTCCCAGATAGCTGACAGCCAAACATTCAGATGCATCGATATCAAAAGCAGATGATCTATTCAACATGTTAGTTTCATGGACTGTGTGGCGCCGCAAACCGGACATCCTAATCCCGCCCCATAATGCCGGTGTTGACATATCTCCTCACCGGCCTTGTGCCTGTTGCACTTCTCACCCTTGGTttctccttcatcaacaacttACCTTACCTCATACCTTCGGCGCGGCGATCTTCACCTTCATATCTCTCGTCCAACAACACAGATCAAAATAATGGCCGAACCTTCAAATCTGACTTCAAGGGCTATCCCATCAATTACGCTCTGTTTTCCAAGCTCTCCAGCTCCGACACCGTCCGACTTGCACGATGGAAATGCCGATACAAACCTAGCCATCGAACGCTTCCGAGTCTCCGGAGTTGCGGTCGTAGCTGGCGGAGCAGGCGATTTAAGTGCTGCCTCCAGCAAAGCCTTCTTGAACATGGACTCCAGAAACTAGCCATACTCGACGCCGCTACAGAAGATATAGCCAAGCCCGTCATCTTCCAACTCAGTTCTGACTTCCCCTTTGCCAAGATCACATTCACCAAAGTCGATATCactgatgctgatgctgtggaaAAGGCAGTGGCCGCCGTTGTTCAGAACTCGGACCCATCACGATATTGGCCAACTTTGTCTGCATTGTGTGAGCGAGCATGCTATGCAGCATCCATAGACTCGTGAGGCAAACTCTCGAGGTTAACACCACTGGGTCATTAATCATTGCTCAGGCCGTTGCCAAAAGAATGGCAGAAGCCAAAACAGGGGGCAGCATTGCTCGGGTGGCGAGCATATCGGGCACTTGGGTGAACTTCCCGCAGCTACAGGCTGGGTACAACGCTTCCAAGGCGGCTGTTATTATAATGAAGAATTCTTTGGCTGTGGAATGGGATCGGTATGGGATTACGGTGAATACCATCAGCCCCGGCTATATGAACACCATTCTCAACAAGGGAGAGGGACTTTAtgaggcgaagaagatttGGCTGGCCAGGAACCCGATGGGGAGGATTGGCGAGCGGGAAGCCACATCACTGGGGCAGATATCGTTGTGGACCGCGGTCAGTCTCTTTTGTGATCTCGCTTTGAAGTCCTTTGGTGTATTAAAAGGAAAAGGCCATCAAACACATGAAGCTGGATTGTCAAATATGCACTCAACCTTTCCACAGAATTTGATGTTTCACTGTCGTCTCCGGACCAATTCCAAGCCCTGTAACTAATGCAGCAGGCCCAGTCTTCTGCCACGTGGCTACCCCGTGGCTACCCGGTGGCTTAAACTTGCCtaccaccttcctccccatgCTTACCTGCAGTGCCCCCACC
The sequence above is a segment of the Podospora pseudoanserina strain CBS 124.78 chromosome 5, whole genome shotgun sequence genome. Coding sequences within it:
- a CDS encoding hypothetical protein (EggNog:ENOG503NV6R; COG:Q); protein product: MAEAKTGGSIARVASISGTWVNFPQLQAGYNASKAAVIIMKNSLAVEWDRYGITVNTISPGYMNTILNKGEGLYEAKKIWLARNPMGRIGEREATSLGQISLWTASSATWLPRGYPVA